One genomic region from Strix aluco isolate bStrAlu1 chromosome 25, bStrAlu1.hap1, whole genome shotgun sequence encodes:
- the PIGR gene encoding polymeric immunoglobulin receptor isoform X2: protein MTLLAFIFLFTFLPAEAESSRHPLKASMSSPVFGPRQVYGLLNGSVTVKCFYPPTSVNRHDRKYWCRESARGCTTIVSTSGYTAPGYQGRVSITDYPQAENFQIIISELTMADAGTYQCGVGVNSKGLCHKVSLDVSKGPHVPEGAELFYVKLHSTLTMSCSFGPDYASVRKFLCKMEKDGCQNVIDSYGNIAKDYTGRVLMSSEETPGSFSIVITQMGWKDSGLYLCGVGFYGEDGETKELDVHVYEESKVPQAKPIITGVKGSSATFECHYNPLQRSSGRYWCKWRQSGCARIIDTSGYVSYAYEGRVAIFDSPENMTMTVILNQLSDKDNGYYWCMTDEQKEQESSTELKIIDGQPGLTGKKEVEAQVGSRVDLTCYYPCKYYSYQKYWCKWNNTGCSVLPASDQRQPGPGVTCDRDNKTVILSFDPVEKTDEGWYWCGVKRNGVYGETMAVQLSVTGGSRADHGLKILDVEPPSRAEEPPSHAKEPPSRAEEPPSHAKEPPSRTEGGFIAQGRAYSDAGVGSAAASDSSDQNHGSSTLTLALSLAGAALLVLVTAFAVYKYRQLKRSDLVSVGSYRTNISMSDFESVKGYSASNNACVKESQETEIGGEEFTTTTATLESAAETKKAKRSSKEDADLAYSTFLLTSSSITQAGTEGASTAPDASSPSWGGQI, encoded by the exons CCTCCCAGCtgaagctgagagcagcagaCACCCCCTCAAGGCATCAA TGTCAAGCCCTGTGTTCGGCCCACGGCAGGTGTACGGCCTGCTCAACGGGTCGGTTACCGTGAAATGCTTCTACCCTCCCACCAGCGTGAACAGGCACGACAGGAAGTATTGGTGCAGGGAATCGGCCAGGGGCTGCACAACCATTGTCTCCACCAGCGGCTACACTGCTCCAGGCTACCAGGGCAGAGTCTCCATCACCGACTACCCACAGGCAGAAAACTTCCAGATTATCATCTCTGAGCTCACAATGGCAGACGCGGGCACCTACCAGTGCGGTGTTGGTGTCAATAGCAAAGGGCTCTGCCACAAAGTCAGTCTGGATGTTTCTAAAG GCCCACACGTGCCCGAGGGAGCTGAGCTCTTCTACGTGAAGCTGCACAGCACTTTGACCATGTCCTGCAGCTTTGGGCCAGACTACGCGAGCGTAAGGAAGTTCTTGTGCAAGATGGAGAAGGACGGCTGCCAGAACGTCATCGATAGTTATGGGAATATTGCTAAGGATTACACAGGGCGAGTTCTGATGAGCAGTGAGGAGACTCCAGGCTCGTTCAGCATCGTGATAACTCAGATGGGCTGGAAAgactctggcttgtacctgtgcgGGGTCGGCTTCTATGGGGAGGACGGAGAAACGAAGGAACTGGACGTGCATGTCTACGAGG AGTCAAAAGTTCCTCAAGCAAAGCCCATAATAACTGGAGTAAAAGGAAGTTCAGCAACTTTTGAATGCCACTATAACCCTCTACAAAGGTCCTCGGGGAGGTACTGGTGCAAGTGGAGACAGAGCGGGTGTGCTCGGATCATAGACACCTCCGGGTATGTGTCATACGCGTATGAAGGAAGAGTGGCCATATTTGACAGCCCAGAAAACATGACGATGACCGTCATCCTGAACCAGCTGAGCGACAAAGACAACGGCTATTACTGGTGCATGACAGACGAGCAGAAGGAGCAGGAATCATCGACTGAGCTGAAGATCATAGACG GACAACCTGGGCTGACGGGAAAGAAGGAAGTGGAGGCCCAAGTGGGTTCACGGGTCGATTTAACTTGCTACTATCCATGCAAGTATTACTCCTACCAGAAGTACTGGTGCAAGTGGAACAACACCGGCTGCAGCGTCTTGCCTGCTTCTGACCAAAGGCAGCCGGGGCCAGGCGTTACCTGTGACAGGGACAACAAGACGGTCATCCTAAGCTTTGACCCGGTGGAAAAGACGGACGAAGGGTGGTACTGGTGTGGAGTGAAGCGCAACGGCGTCTATGGGGAAACCATGGCAGTGCAGCTGAGCGTGACTGGAG GGAGCCGGGCCGACCACGGCCTGAAGATCCTGGATGTTGAGCCCCCAAGTCGCGCTGAGGAGCCGCCCAGCCATGCCAAGGAGCCCCCAAGCCGCGCTGAGGAGCCCCCCAGCCATGCCAAAGAGCCCCCGAGCCGCACTGAGGGAGGTTTTATTGCCCAAGGAAGAGCCTACAGCGACGCTGGAGTGGGAAGCGCAGCTGCCTCAGACAG CTCTGATCAAAACCATGGCTCCAGCACACTTACTTTAGCCTTGAGCCTTGCTGGTGCAGCACTCCTGGTCCTCGTGACAGCTTTTGCTGTTTATAAATATCGGCAGCTGAAGAGATCTG ACCTGGTGTCCGTCGGGAGCTACAGGACAAACATCAGCATGTCGGACTTCGAGAGCGTGAAGGGGTACAGTGCAAGCAATAACGCCTGCGTGAAGGAGAGCCAGGAGACCGAGATAGGAGGGGAAG agTTCACCACCACTACAGCCACCCTGGAAAGCGCTGCCGAGACAAAGAAGGCAAAAAgg AGCTCCAAGGAGGATGCTGACCTCGCCTACTCCACCTTCCTCCTCACCTCCAGCAGCATCACGCAGGCCGGCACTGAGGGGGCCAGCACGGCCCCGGACGCCTCCTCCCCGAGCTGGGGTGGCCAGATCTGA
- the PIGR gene encoding polymeric immunoglobulin receptor isoform X4 — translation MTLLAFIFLFTFLPAEAESSRHPLKASMSSPVFGPRQVYGLLNGSVTVKCFYPPTSVNRHDRKYWCRESARGCTTIVSTSGYTAPGYQGRVSITDYPQAENFQIIISELTMADAGTYQCGVGVNSKGLCHKVSLDVSKGPHVPEGAELFYVKLHSTLTMSCSFGPDYASVRKFLCKMEKDGCQNVIDSYGNIAKDYTGRVLMSSEETPGSFSIVITQMGWKDSGLYLCGVGFYGEDGETKELDVHVYEESKVPQAKPIITGVKGSSATFECHYNPLQRSSGRYWCKWRQSGCARIIDTSGYVSYAYEGRVAIFDSPENMTMTVILNQLSDKDNGYYWCMTDEQKEQESSTELKIIDGQPGLTGKKEVEAQVGSRVDLTCYYPCKYYSYQKYWCKWNNTGCSVLPASDQRQPGPGVTCDRDNKTVILSFDPVEKTDEGWYWCGVKRNGVYGETMAVQLSVTGGSRADHGLKILDVEPPSRAEEPPSHAKEPPSRTEGGFIAQGRAYSDAGVGSAAASDSSDQNHGSSTLTLALSLAGAALLVLVTAFAVYKYRQLKRSDLVSVGSYRTNISMSDFESVKGYSASNNACVKESQETEIGGEEFTTTTATLESAAETKKAKRSSKEDADLAYSTFLLTSSSITQAGTEGASTAPDASSPSWGGQI, via the exons CCTCCCAGCtgaagctgagagcagcagaCACCCCCTCAAGGCATCAA TGTCAAGCCCTGTGTTCGGCCCACGGCAGGTGTACGGCCTGCTCAACGGGTCGGTTACCGTGAAATGCTTCTACCCTCCCACCAGCGTGAACAGGCACGACAGGAAGTATTGGTGCAGGGAATCGGCCAGGGGCTGCACAACCATTGTCTCCACCAGCGGCTACACTGCTCCAGGCTACCAGGGCAGAGTCTCCATCACCGACTACCCACAGGCAGAAAACTTCCAGATTATCATCTCTGAGCTCACAATGGCAGACGCGGGCACCTACCAGTGCGGTGTTGGTGTCAATAGCAAAGGGCTCTGCCACAAAGTCAGTCTGGATGTTTCTAAAG GCCCACACGTGCCCGAGGGAGCTGAGCTCTTCTACGTGAAGCTGCACAGCACTTTGACCATGTCCTGCAGCTTTGGGCCAGACTACGCGAGCGTAAGGAAGTTCTTGTGCAAGATGGAGAAGGACGGCTGCCAGAACGTCATCGATAGTTATGGGAATATTGCTAAGGATTACACAGGGCGAGTTCTGATGAGCAGTGAGGAGACTCCAGGCTCGTTCAGCATCGTGATAACTCAGATGGGCTGGAAAgactctggcttgtacctgtgcgGGGTCGGCTTCTATGGGGAGGACGGAGAAACGAAGGAACTGGACGTGCATGTCTACGAGG AGTCAAAAGTTCCTCAAGCAAAGCCCATAATAACTGGAGTAAAAGGAAGTTCAGCAACTTTTGAATGCCACTATAACCCTCTACAAAGGTCCTCGGGGAGGTACTGGTGCAAGTGGAGACAGAGCGGGTGTGCTCGGATCATAGACACCTCCGGGTATGTGTCATACGCGTATGAAGGAAGAGTGGCCATATTTGACAGCCCAGAAAACATGACGATGACCGTCATCCTGAACCAGCTGAGCGACAAAGACAACGGCTATTACTGGTGCATGACAGACGAGCAGAAGGAGCAGGAATCATCGACTGAGCTGAAGATCATAGACG GACAACCTGGGCTGACGGGAAAGAAGGAAGTGGAGGCCCAAGTGGGTTCACGGGTCGATTTAACTTGCTACTATCCATGCAAGTATTACTCCTACCAGAAGTACTGGTGCAAGTGGAACAACACCGGCTGCAGCGTCTTGCCTGCTTCTGACCAAAGGCAGCCGGGGCCAGGCGTTACCTGTGACAGGGACAACAAGACGGTCATCCTAAGCTTTGACCCGGTGGAAAAGACGGACGAAGGGTGGTACTGGTGTGGAGTGAAGCGCAACGGCGTCTATGGGGAAACCATGGCAGTGCAGCTGAGCGTGACTGGAG GGAGCCGGGCCGACCACGGCCTGAAGATCCTGGATGTTGAGCCCCCAAGTCGCGCTGAGGAGCC CCCCAGCCATGCCAAAGAGCCCCCGAGCCGCACTGAGGGAGGTTTTATTGCCCAAGGAAGAGCCTACAGCGACGCTGGAGTGGGAAGCGCAGCTGCCTCAGACAG CTCTGATCAAAACCATGGCTCCAGCACACTTACTTTAGCCTTGAGCCTTGCTGGTGCAGCACTCCTGGTCCTCGTGACAGCTTTTGCTGTTTATAAATATCGGCAGCTGAAGAGATCTG ACCTGGTGTCCGTCGGGAGCTACAGGACAAACATCAGCATGTCGGACTTCGAGAGCGTGAAGGGGTACAGTGCAAGCAATAACGCCTGCGTGAAGGAGAGCCAGGAGACCGAGATAGGAGGGGAAG agTTCACCACCACTACAGCCACCCTGGAAAGCGCTGCCGAGACAAAGAAGGCAAAAAgg AGCTCCAAGGAGGATGCTGACCTCGCCTACTCCACCTTCCTCCTCACCTCCAGCAGCATCACGCAGGCCGGCACTGAGGGGGCCAGCACGGCCCCGGACGCCTCCTCCCCGAGCTGGGGTGGCCAGATCTGA
- the PIGR gene encoding polymeric immunoglobulin receptor isoform X3, with protein sequence MTLLAFIFLFTFLPAEAESSRHPLKASMSSPVFGPRQVYGLLNGSVTVKCFYPPTSVNRHDRKYWCRESARGCTTIVSTSGYTAPGYQGRVSITDYPQAENFQIIISELTMADAGTYQCGVGVNSKGLCHKVSLDVSKGPHVPEGAELFYVKLHSTLTMSCSFGPDYASVRKFLCKMEKDGCQNVIDSYGNIAKDYTGRVLMSSEETPGSFSIVITQMGWKDSGLYLCGVGFYGEDGETKELDVHVYEESKVPQAKPIITGVKGSSATFECHYNPLQRSSGRYWCKWRQSGCARIIDTSGYVSYAYEGRVAIFDSPENMTMTVILNQLSDKDNGYYWCMTDEQKEQESSTELKIIDGQPGLTGKKEVEAQVGSRVDLTCYYPCKYYSYQKYWCKWNNTGCSVLPASDQRQPGPGVTCDRDNKTVILSFDPVEKTDEGWYWCGVKRNGVYGETMAVQLSVTGAVGSRADHGLKILDVEPPSRAEEPPSHAKEPPSRTEGGFIAQGRAYSDAGVGSAAASDSSDQNHGSSTLTLALSLAGAALLVLVTAFAVYKYRQLKRSDLVSVGSYRTNISMSDFESVKGYSASNNACVKESQETEIGGEEFTTTTATLESAAETKKAKRSSKEDADLAYSTFLLTSSSITQAGTEGASTAPDASSPSWGGQI encoded by the exons CCTCCCAGCtgaagctgagagcagcagaCACCCCCTCAAGGCATCAA TGTCAAGCCCTGTGTTCGGCCCACGGCAGGTGTACGGCCTGCTCAACGGGTCGGTTACCGTGAAATGCTTCTACCCTCCCACCAGCGTGAACAGGCACGACAGGAAGTATTGGTGCAGGGAATCGGCCAGGGGCTGCACAACCATTGTCTCCACCAGCGGCTACACTGCTCCAGGCTACCAGGGCAGAGTCTCCATCACCGACTACCCACAGGCAGAAAACTTCCAGATTATCATCTCTGAGCTCACAATGGCAGACGCGGGCACCTACCAGTGCGGTGTTGGTGTCAATAGCAAAGGGCTCTGCCACAAAGTCAGTCTGGATGTTTCTAAAG GCCCACACGTGCCCGAGGGAGCTGAGCTCTTCTACGTGAAGCTGCACAGCACTTTGACCATGTCCTGCAGCTTTGGGCCAGACTACGCGAGCGTAAGGAAGTTCTTGTGCAAGATGGAGAAGGACGGCTGCCAGAACGTCATCGATAGTTATGGGAATATTGCTAAGGATTACACAGGGCGAGTTCTGATGAGCAGTGAGGAGACTCCAGGCTCGTTCAGCATCGTGATAACTCAGATGGGCTGGAAAgactctggcttgtacctgtgcgGGGTCGGCTTCTATGGGGAGGACGGAGAAACGAAGGAACTGGACGTGCATGTCTACGAGG AGTCAAAAGTTCCTCAAGCAAAGCCCATAATAACTGGAGTAAAAGGAAGTTCAGCAACTTTTGAATGCCACTATAACCCTCTACAAAGGTCCTCGGGGAGGTACTGGTGCAAGTGGAGACAGAGCGGGTGTGCTCGGATCATAGACACCTCCGGGTATGTGTCATACGCGTATGAAGGAAGAGTGGCCATATTTGACAGCCCAGAAAACATGACGATGACCGTCATCCTGAACCAGCTGAGCGACAAAGACAACGGCTATTACTGGTGCATGACAGACGAGCAGAAGGAGCAGGAATCATCGACTGAGCTGAAGATCATAGACG GACAACCTGGGCTGACGGGAAAGAAGGAAGTGGAGGCCCAAGTGGGTTCACGGGTCGATTTAACTTGCTACTATCCATGCAAGTATTACTCCTACCAGAAGTACTGGTGCAAGTGGAACAACACCGGCTGCAGCGTCTTGCCTGCTTCTGACCAAAGGCAGCCGGGGCCAGGCGTTACCTGTGACAGGGACAACAAGACGGTCATCCTAAGCTTTGACCCGGTGGAAAAGACGGACGAAGGGTGGTACTGGTGTGGAGTGAAGCGCAACGGCGTCTATGGGGAAACCATGGCAGTGCAGCTGAGCGTGACTGGAG CTGTAGGGAGCCGGGCCGACCACGGCCTGAAGATCCTGGATGTTGAGCCCCCAAGTCGCGCTGAGGAGCC CCCCAGCCATGCCAAAGAGCCCCCGAGCCGCACTGAGGGAGGTTTTATTGCCCAAGGAAGAGCCTACAGCGACGCTGGAGTGGGAAGCGCAGCTGCCTCAGACAG CTCTGATCAAAACCATGGCTCCAGCACACTTACTTTAGCCTTGAGCCTTGCTGGTGCAGCACTCCTGGTCCTCGTGACAGCTTTTGCTGTTTATAAATATCGGCAGCTGAAGAGATCTG ACCTGGTGTCCGTCGGGAGCTACAGGACAAACATCAGCATGTCGGACTTCGAGAGCGTGAAGGGGTACAGTGCAAGCAATAACGCCTGCGTGAAGGAGAGCCAGGAGACCGAGATAGGAGGGGAAG agTTCACCACCACTACAGCCACCCTGGAAAGCGCTGCCGAGACAAAGAAGGCAAAAAgg AGCTCCAAGGAGGATGCTGACCTCGCCTACTCCACCTTCCTCCTCACCTCCAGCAGCATCACGCAGGCCGGCACTGAGGGGGCCAGCACGGCCCCGGACGCCTCCTCCCCGAGCTGGGGTGGCCAGATCTGA
- the PIGR gene encoding polymeric immunoglobulin receptor isoform X1 — protein MTLLAFIFLFTFLPAEAESSRHPLKASMSSPVFGPRQVYGLLNGSVTVKCFYPPTSVNRHDRKYWCRESARGCTTIVSTSGYTAPGYQGRVSITDYPQAENFQIIISELTMADAGTYQCGVGVNSKGLCHKVSLDVSKGPHVPEGAELFYVKLHSTLTMSCSFGPDYASVRKFLCKMEKDGCQNVIDSYGNIAKDYTGRVLMSSEETPGSFSIVITQMGWKDSGLYLCGVGFYGEDGETKELDVHVYEESKVPQAKPIITGVKGSSATFECHYNPLQRSSGRYWCKWRQSGCARIIDTSGYVSYAYEGRVAIFDSPENMTMTVILNQLSDKDNGYYWCMTDEQKEQESSTELKIIDGQPGLTGKKEVEAQVGSRVDLTCYYPCKYYSYQKYWCKWNNTGCSVLPASDQRQPGPGVTCDRDNKTVILSFDPVEKTDEGWYWCGVKRNGVYGETMAVQLSVTGAVGSRADHGLKILDVEPPSRAEEPPSHAKEPPSRAEEPPSHAKEPPSRTEGGFIAQGRAYSDAGVGSAAASDSSDQNHGSSTLTLALSLAGAALLVLVTAFAVYKYRQLKRSDLVSVGSYRTNISMSDFESVKGYSASNNACVKESQETEIGGEEFTTTTATLESAAETKKAKRSSKEDADLAYSTFLLTSSSITQAGTEGASTAPDASSPSWGGQI, from the exons CCTCCCAGCtgaagctgagagcagcagaCACCCCCTCAAGGCATCAA TGTCAAGCCCTGTGTTCGGCCCACGGCAGGTGTACGGCCTGCTCAACGGGTCGGTTACCGTGAAATGCTTCTACCCTCCCACCAGCGTGAACAGGCACGACAGGAAGTATTGGTGCAGGGAATCGGCCAGGGGCTGCACAACCATTGTCTCCACCAGCGGCTACACTGCTCCAGGCTACCAGGGCAGAGTCTCCATCACCGACTACCCACAGGCAGAAAACTTCCAGATTATCATCTCTGAGCTCACAATGGCAGACGCGGGCACCTACCAGTGCGGTGTTGGTGTCAATAGCAAAGGGCTCTGCCACAAAGTCAGTCTGGATGTTTCTAAAG GCCCACACGTGCCCGAGGGAGCTGAGCTCTTCTACGTGAAGCTGCACAGCACTTTGACCATGTCCTGCAGCTTTGGGCCAGACTACGCGAGCGTAAGGAAGTTCTTGTGCAAGATGGAGAAGGACGGCTGCCAGAACGTCATCGATAGTTATGGGAATATTGCTAAGGATTACACAGGGCGAGTTCTGATGAGCAGTGAGGAGACTCCAGGCTCGTTCAGCATCGTGATAACTCAGATGGGCTGGAAAgactctggcttgtacctgtgcgGGGTCGGCTTCTATGGGGAGGACGGAGAAACGAAGGAACTGGACGTGCATGTCTACGAGG AGTCAAAAGTTCCTCAAGCAAAGCCCATAATAACTGGAGTAAAAGGAAGTTCAGCAACTTTTGAATGCCACTATAACCCTCTACAAAGGTCCTCGGGGAGGTACTGGTGCAAGTGGAGACAGAGCGGGTGTGCTCGGATCATAGACACCTCCGGGTATGTGTCATACGCGTATGAAGGAAGAGTGGCCATATTTGACAGCCCAGAAAACATGACGATGACCGTCATCCTGAACCAGCTGAGCGACAAAGACAACGGCTATTACTGGTGCATGACAGACGAGCAGAAGGAGCAGGAATCATCGACTGAGCTGAAGATCATAGACG GACAACCTGGGCTGACGGGAAAGAAGGAAGTGGAGGCCCAAGTGGGTTCACGGGTCGATTTAACTTGCTACTATCCATGCAAGTATTACTCCTACCAGAAGTACTGGTGCAAGTGGAACAACACCGGCTGCAGCGTCTTGCCTGCTTCTGACCAAAGGCAGCCGGGGCCAGGCGTTACCTGTGACAGGGACAACAAGACGGTCATCCTAAGCTTTGACCCGGTGGAAAAGACGGACGAAGGGTGGTACTGGTGTGGAGTGAAGCGCAACGGCGTCTATGGGGAAACCATGGCAGTGCAGCTGAGCGTGACTGGAG CTGTAGGGAGCCGGGCCGACCACGGCCTGAAGATCCTGGATGTTGAGCCCCCAAGTCGCGCTGAGGAGCCGCCCAGCCATGCCAAGGAGCCCCCAAGCCGCGCTGAGGAGCCCCCCAGCCATGCCAAAGAGCCCCCGAGCCGCACTGAGGGAGGTTTTATTGCCCAAGGAAGAGCCTACAGCGACGCTGGAGTGGGAAGCGCAGCTGCCTCAGACAG CTCTGATCAAAACCATGGCTCCAGCACACTTACTTTAGCCTTGAGCCTTGCTGGTGCAGCACTCCTGGTCCTCGTGACAGCTTTTGCTGTTTATAAATATCGGCAGCTGAAGAGATCTG ACCTGGTGTCCGTCGGGAGCTACAGGACAAACATCAGCATGTCGGACTTCGAGAGCGTGAAGGGGTACAGTGCAAGCAATAACGCCTGCGTGAAGGAGAGCCAGGAGACCGAGATAGGAGGGGAAG agTTCACCACCACTACAGCCACCCTGGAAAGCGCTGCCGAGACAAAGAAGGCAAAAAgg AGCTCCAAGGAGGATGCTGACCTCGCCTACTCCACCTTCCTCCTCACCTCCAGCAGCATCACGCAGGCCGGCACTGAGGGGGCCAGCACGGCCCCGGACGCCTCCTCCCCGAGCTGGGGTGGCCAGATCTGA
- the LOC141934675 gene encoding interleukin-20-like — protein MKGSNLFLCLFSMSCLLNLMLTAGNKIFHFGPCRVSISMTEIRSGFTAIKDNIQARDPIRTLSILSYPHSLHKVKSSDRCCVTHHLFNFYMDKVFKHCKTEDSYINRKISSIANSFLSVKRKLEQCHEQNKCMCGQESTEKFKQILVNYEGLNVTSAAIKSLGELDILLDWMEKSAEFNQTRSDFLAWYIGDCISRIVSLLESAKLSKVYQHCRLRWHEHNQDTARSPLAQAALTAVRVDSRLPHQNPSGLHKPLLSTSVPVPAERRAQRRRRRLPVPSQEGPAGDLAGQDLVIHFQRKEIPDCSLSFLKYLLMPKESLSGL, from the exons ATGAAGGGATCCAACCtgtttctctgcctcttctccatGTCGTGCTTGTTGAATCTGATGCTGACAGCTGGAAACAAAATCTTCCACTTTGGACCCTGCAGGGTTTCAATAAGCATGACTGAGATTAGGTCTGGTTTCACCGCAATTAAAGACAACATT CAAGCCAGAGACCCCATCAGGACCCTCAGCATCTTGTCTTATCCACATTCTCTGCACAAGGTCAAG TCTTCAGATAGATGTTGCGTCACCCATCACCTCTTCAACTTCTACATGGACAAAGTTTTCAAACACTGCAAGACTGAGGATTCATACATCAACCGAAAAATCAGCAGCATAGCCAACTCCTTCCTCAGCGTGAAGAGGAAACTCGAGCAGTGT CATGAGCAAAATAAGTGCATGTGTGGACAGGAATCCACTGAGAAATTTAAGCAAATACTTGTGAACTACGAGGGG CTGAATGTCACCTCTGCAGCAATTAAATCCTTGGGTGAGCTGGACATCCTACTAGACTGGATGGAGAAGTCTG CTGAGTTCAATCAGACACGGAGTGATTTTCTAGCCTGGTACATAGGCGACTGCATCAGCAGA ATAGTGTCCCTCCTG GAATCCGCTAAGCTGAGCAAGGTGTACCAACACTGCCGGCTGCGGTGGCACGAGCACAACCAGGACACTGCACGCTCTCCCCTGGCTCAAGCAGCTCTTACTGCTGTCAGGGTCGACTCACGGCTTCCACATCAGAATCCTTCAGGCTTGCACAAACCTCTTCTCAGCACCTCTGTTCCC GTGCCAGCAGAACGAAGagctcagaggaggaggaggagactccCTGTCCCTTCCCAAGAAGGCCCGGCTGGTGACCTGGCTGG GCAGGACTTGGTGATTCactttcaaaggaaagaaatccCGGATTGCTCACTATCCTTCCTCAAATACTTGCTCATGCCAAAGGAAAGCCTCTCAGGGCTTTGA